Part of the Trichoderma asperellum chromosome 1, complete sequence genome is shown below.
gacgatggtggtgtTAATCTGTTTGATCTTGCTGCTCAGCGAagaggtggcggcggcggcgatgcccCCGCggccgctggcgctggacAGGGCGACCTGGGCAACCTTGATTTCCTTCGTCACAATGCTCAGTTCCAACAGCTTCGTCAAGTagttcagcagcagccccaaaTGCTTGAGCCTATTCTGCAACAGCTCGGTGCCGGCAACCCTCAGCTTGCCCAGCTGATTGCTTCGAACCCCGACCAATTCCTGCAGCTCCTTGGTgaggatgctgatgatgacgttCCCCTGCCCCCCGGTGCCCAGGCCATCTCTGTTACAGAAGAGGAGCGTGATGCGATTGAGCGGGTCAGTATTCTTTCTCTATTATTCCTTCGTCTGTACTAGTGATGAATACCCTTGTTAACAAAGCTTACAGTTATGCCGACTTGGATTTGACCGGGACCAAGCCATCCAGGCCTACTTTGCCTGCGATAAGAATGAGGAGCTTGCGGCAAACTTCCTCTTCGATCAGCCAGAGGACGATGAGCCACCGTCGAACTAAGAAGATAATTTCGTGGGAAGCTGAGAGGCTGTTGGAGCGTTTCAATTGTAATGAGCAAAGGAAATACATGGGAGGACAAATGGAAGATTATTTTGATAATTTGGCAACATTAAGGCGTAGGATGACCTCGTGGGGCGAACGACCGTaataatgctgctgctttttgaAAATCAAGTATCATTTGGGGGTTGGACCTGgtcgaaagaaagaaagaaagcgcCGGCCCATTGCACCCAAGGCAGGACGAGAACAGGCGAGACGAGGACGCGGGATGCAGGACGCTTTGATAGGTTATATGGAAGCTACTTACTCTGATATCGAATTTggcaaaaccaaaaaaagtcGTTAAAGCAGATTTGTGTCTAAATTTCATTTAGGATTTTTAATCCTCTGTCGTGAAGAGTAAGTCGCAGATATCTAGGATGGTAATATATGAACAAATCGAACAGTAAGTTCTTGAgtattgtttttttatactgAATAAATGAACGAATGAATCATCTTTGTTCTGTCCATAActaagtacatgtagttcTCAAATCGCAAAGAAAACCCCACTTCATAAAACATCTGAGGGGTATTATTGTCCTTCCAAAATCCTTAAATATCCTTCCTTTGCCTGAGCTAAATGTCCTTGTTGCTCTAAAAATTAAAACGCCGATACTATGCCGAAAAGCAGATTTgagaaagcaaaagcaaaatgaaaagagagaaaaatgcCAATGGGGGGAAAACGCGCAATGAATTTCAGATTCAAGCTTCCGCAGAAATGATTGGTTCGCCGTTTAGCCCATACTGTATAGCCTGCTTCcccttcttgcccttcttcttcttcttccccgaGGCGTCTTCGTCCGCGAACAGCTCCTCGCGCTTCTTGCGCATGATTTCGGCCTGTTCGTCGGCGACGCGCTTCTGCTCGGCCTCGAAGTCATCTTGGATCTTGCGCTGCTCAGCCTCGATGGACTCGACGGATTCGAACTCAATGCCCGTAAAGGCCTTGTACTCGTCAATGTCGATCCGGACCGTCTTTTCGCCTATGAGCGCGGCGTTGAGGAGATGGGGGCAGTGGCGCTCTTCGCGGTtgtattttaactttacgtGTCGGCGCTGCTTGTTGGGGAACATCCGGGAGATCATCTCGAATTCTGTTCCAAACATGCGAAGGCCTCGGTAGAAGAgctctgtttcttcttcggtCCAAATGTTTGGCCCCTTTAATTTTGAAGTGTTCATAAACGAACTACTGGTGATGAGCCTAGTGAAATCGTTTTCTTCCACCGTCTCCATGTCACCtcgtgctgctgcggcaCGAGCATGTCGATCCATGACCAATGAACTTTGATCGATAATGATCTGTCCATCGACGATTCGGAACTGGGGACCAGAGGCAGGTGCTGGTGAAGACGCGGCGGTTGGTGTAGCGCTTTTGCTCTTGATTGCCGGGTCTCCTGGTACTTCTGGGGCTTCTGACCCATCACGGCTGGTGTcgcccatcatcttcttgacTTTAGATCTTACTCTCGCTTGTCGTTCTCGCTCTCGTAGTTCGTCGTGGCGGCTGAACTTTTTGCCAATATGTAAATCTTTTGTCAAGTCTGTCATTTTTAGGTTCTGCAGATCCACCACCTGTGTTTCCGCGTCCTCTGGTGTTACTGAGCGAGCTCTCCTCGCTCTAGTTCGGGGTGTTGTTGTCCCATCCTGAGTAGACGCCTTGCGCTGCCTAGgcttggcagcggcggtgCCACTCTCGTTTTCTGATGCCTTGCGCTGACGCTTTTTTGGCCGTGCCTCGGCGTCCACGTCCCCATCAGCACCCTCCGCTGCTGAGGCGGGTGCTTTCCTTCTAGTTCTTGGTTTCGGCGCCGTGGAAGATGCTGGTGTGACTTCCTGAGCGACAAGTGGTGAAGTTTGTGATGCATCTGTACCTGCCGATGTTTCGGGCGTAGTGTCCTGGATATCTTGTGTTGGACGTGGTGGATCTCTTAGTTCCGGCGCAATGTTGTGATCTTCAACAATGGGCGGCGGCTCTCTTGGTTTATTTGCCTTCGGCGGCTCTAAGTGCTGCGCATCTGTTGTCGCAGCTTCTACTGTTGTGCTGGAAGAGATATTTGACCCTTGCGGAACGCTTGGTTGTTGTGCTTCGGGCAGCTGGACGTCCTCTTGAGGCTTAAGGCTAGAGACATCCTGAGTCGACGGCTCAGATGTGATAATGGAGCTGGCTCTCGCAGCATCAGAAGATTCTGGCGAGGTGATGTTTTCCGATTCGCTTGTGCTGATGGCGTTATTTGAACTCTCTCGGGCGTCGAGGCTTGGGCTTTCAACTACTGCGATAGATACAGATTCCGGTTCGATGACCTCTTTCTCGGTTTCAACATCTGCGGCGGGGATCGCGGGGCGTGGTCGTGCAGATGGGATTCTTGGTTTGAAGGCAAGgccgcccttcttcttgaacaTGGAACTCATTTCGGCTTAGTGGTGTGGCATGCAAAGTAAAGCGCGGCCGCTGGTTGGGTTTACTCCATTTGACATGTAGATGgtaaaaacaaaagatgCTGCGCCGCGCTTGAAAGATAGGAAAGTTAGTCAATCTTAATcggccaattttttttttttttacaatgcGCCAAACGGTTCTTCGGATAAGCCAGAAAAGTTGGTTGCAGAAGTGGGGTGCATGACAAGCGTTTCCGGGCTTTAGCCGAAACATGCATCCGATAAGCAGAAAACTCGATCAGGCTAGAGCTGCACTAGGCTTGGTTTGGCGCGCAGACGTGCCTCTTTGCTTTGCGAGGCAACTTCGAAATTTCAACTCCTTGTCGGACTCTGCCTCTGCATCTCCTCCTTGCTGACCGTCGCGCCCTGCCACATGAACGCTTGCGCGAGCAGTCCAAGGACGACATCAGCCTGAGAGtattctttgcttcttcctgTTCCCCTCTGCTCGCCCTCCACCCTCCCTGCCGGCCCTCCCTGACGCGCCTTCTCATGCCTGTGGCAACGACACCCTCTGCCTCGCCTCGTCCATCCACGCTCGTGAAGATGGACGACAGGAAGAGACCCGCTATCAGCGGCGCTGAGGACCTGGCTCCTCCCAGCAAGAGGGTCGCCATCAATggctccaaggccaaggacgaCAACACGGATATGAAGGAAGAAACCTGGATTGAAGTGAGTGTCGCATGATCCCACTCCCCGTCCCATCCGCCCACGAGACACCCCGGTATGGGGATTGCATCTCCTCGTTCTCTTGGGCATGTTGCTGTCCCGCCATCAATTCCGCTCGCCCTGTCAGCTACAGCCCTTATTGGGGGCGTCGTTGCTGGATGATAGTGCTCACCAAGCCAGTGATGTTGCTCATTGCTTAGCGAGAGCGATTAGCGGCTTCTTTGCTTCCTAAAAATccaagagaaaaacaatTCAAAATCAGTAATACGCTCTGCATATCAATCCTCTTGCCGCGCGGTGCATATATCGTGATTCTATTCAACGCGTCATTCATTCCACGCAACGACCAACTCCTTGAGAACAACGTGGCGCTGACTGGGCATAATCAGGTGTATACGAAGGGAGCGATCTACCGCCAAATGCAAGAATACAGCCGCAAGGCTCTGACGGCCGAATCGCGCTTGGAAGAATTACATAAAAGATCCGTGCATCACGACGATCATTTGCGAATAGTCGATGCATGGTGGCGACAGGTATGTGCATTTCCACCGTATTATTTGTCGCTGTCTGACTAATATTCGTGCATAGCTTATAGAGGAGCTCGAATTAATAGCCGCGTCAAAAATAACCCCCACAGAAAAAACCGGTATGTCTCTACTTCATACTTAATTGGCGAGACTGAAatccaat
Proteins encoded:
- a CDS encoding uncharacterized protein (BUSCO:EOG092D4JU7) encodes the protein MSSMFKKKGGLAFKPRIPSARPRPAIPAADVETEKEVIEPESVSIAVVESPSLDARESSNNAISTSESENITSPESSDAARASSIITSEPSTQDVSSLKPQEDVQLPEAQQPSVPQGSNISSSTTVEAATTDAQHLEPPKANKPREPPPIVEDHNIAPELRDPPRPTQDIQDTTPETSAGTDASQTSPLVAQEVTPASSTAPKPRTRRKAPASAAEGADGDVDAEARPKKRQRKASENESGTAAAKPRQRKASTQDGTTTPRTRARRARSVTPEDAETQVVDLQNLKMTDLTKDLHIGKKFSRHDELRERERQARVRSKVKKMMGDTSRDGSEAPEVPGDPAIKSKSATPTAASSPAPASGPQFRIVDGQIIIDQSSLVMDRHARAAAARGDMETVEENDFTRLITSSSFMNTSKLKGPNIWTEEETELFYRGLRMFGTEFEMISRMFPNKQRRHVKLKYNREERHCPHLLNAALIGEKTVRIDIDEYKAFTGIEFESVESIEAEQRKIQDDFEAEQKRVADEQAEIMRKKREELFADEDASGKKKKKGKKGKQAIQYGLNGEPIISAEA